From the genome of Prunus persica cultivar Lovell chromosome G8, Prunus_persica_NCBIv2, whole genome shotgun sequence:
CTTTtctcaaattcctttttgGGTTTGAAGTTCTGAACCATATTGATATTTTCTTCAGCCTTATCCTTCTTCATATTATGTTCTTGATGTACACAGATGCCTATGAGATCAGTTACTGTCCATATCTCCTTTTGAGCTACATATATGCTTATCAGATGCTTGAAAGTACTAGGCAGAGAATTTATAGCAAAATGCACCATCATGGTTTCATCCACATTGACATTGAGTGCCTTTAGTTTGTTCCCAATTTCCAGCATGTTCAGTATGTGTGTTCTCATACACTTTTCACCATTGTATTTTGCATTAGTGAATTGCCCATTAGAGTTCTAATCTCAGCCTTCTTCGATTCCTGGGATTTCTCTCCAATAGAATCAATAAACTTCTTAGCATTATCGGATGGTGTAATGCTTCCCTTGACATATGGTGAAATCGACCTTCTCTTGATCAGAATAGTCATTTTGTTTGCCTTAACCTATTTTGCATATTTTGCTTTTACTTCAGCAGATGCATCAGCAGCAGGTACATTAGGAGTTTCTTCTTCAATAGCCACTCATAGTCTAACAAACCTAGAGTAATTTCTACATCTTCCCTCCATTTGGTGTAGGTGGAGCCAATGAGAGTTTCAATCGAGTTGTGATTAACTGAAAAACACATAGTATATGTCTGTTTACAAACTAAAATCCCCAAAACTTTAAAACATGATCGAATCTCACCTTTAGGCAGAGAAACAAAACATGTTTATCAACACAACATGAAAACCACACAAACTTCCTGCACAAGAAAATTTTGACATCTTTGGacataagaaataatctaGTTAGTTTATGTGTCTCATCTCCCATGTTGTTCTACTGCAAATAATTGCATTATGAGTCACTCACATCTTTGGACAAAGAGTCATTCATTATGCCTTTATTTGCAGCACAAATTTGGTTATTAAACTTTTGAGTGTACAAATCTTGTAGTGTCTGATTTGCTTTGGCTTACTTAGAACACGGCAAGAACTCTACAAACTAATTGATCAATTCTTTCTTGTTACAGCAAGGTGTAAACCTTAAACAGTTGCTGTGCCAAGTTTCTTTAATCTTGAAAAACTTAAATTAATCTTCAGTTTTCAAGTTAATGCTTGCGACAAAATTGGTTAGGTAGAAGATAAAATAACtcgctctgataccacatgTAAACTTCTTAAGCTTTTGAACTTTAAACACTAACCTAGTTCTGCCATAGATATCAAATagagtgtgagagagagatcttCTCTAAGATTGCTGATCCCTTTATCTCGGTATTCTATATGGGGTGAATATCTTGATGACCTGAGTGTATCGGCTCTTAGAGAGAGCTCTTCTATTTATACGCATCACTCAAGGAGTCTTGCTCATCAAGAAACTCCTTGTGGTATCCTTATTGCAATAGAACAGTGAATCCTAACCTAATAGAACTAGAAACCACTTTAGCCTTGTAATCCAATTAAAACACTAATACATAGGCTGCTGGATGAGATTAGTTTGAGTCCCTGATTAATCCTAAGTCTTGCAATCCGATAATGATTAGAATATTAGAATAGTAAACTATCTTACAGTTTCACATGAGCTCTTCCAAGATTTTACAAGACGATATAACCaagtaaagaaacaaacaattttaagttttctttctcatgatcttcgtttggttttgttttgggctCTCCGTGAGtttaccaaaaaagaaaataatatgtaAAGAgacaaacaataaaacaaaacaaacctcTGGGAAAGATGTGAGGAAGCCATGAGACAATGTCGGAGCGATCTCAGGGTTGGCCAGAGACGGTAAGTTTGTGTTGTTTAGGGCAACCAATTCTGGTGCCGGGGTTGGTGTTCTGGTTTCCATTAGTGGCGACAATTTAATGGGATGATGTACTTCTTGAAATCTGATCAACAGAGAAGGACGAAAACACAAATAGATCAAGGGCCATGGCAAGTTTGTTGCAATGatgaaaatagaagaaaataacaaaaagggTTGGGCCAACTGTTCCTTCCTTAGACTTGGCTATATGGATTGCTCACATTTTGGGAGCTCATGGGCCTTAGTTCCTCATGGACCAAACAATGCATTCAACTGGATTTATGCTTGTGTAATCTTGGAATGTTtcaattatatttcttttgatttgttaCAACGAGTTCTAAAGCATTGAACACAATGAGATTTGGggttaaatgttttttttttttttgtgcaaTTGTATTTCTGATGTGTTTGTTAATCAAAAGTTTGTAGAGGCTTTTAGAATGTTTCCTCTAGGTATATTGTATATTGTTCATATTGGGCATAAGCAtggtgatattttttttagctACCAAACGAAGATAGAAGTAAAACATGTAATAAATTTTCCCAAAAACTGACAAATGCATGATAAAATGACACTAAAAGAACCCTCACTTGCCAACGGAGTCTAGCTCAGTTGAAAAGGTTCTTGATTTACAGACAAGAGATCTTAGGGATCTTAGGTTTGAACCCTCATGGCATCTTAATTGTGTGCGTGTGCATTAGAAACTCTCCTTTTCTCTAATTTAGACTACTGATTGTACTAAAAcaactaaataaaaaaaacacaacccCCACCTCTCTTCAGTCCTTAGTCCCCACAAAGTTTGATGAAAACATACCCGCACAAAAAAGGCACAATGCGTTCTGAAAAGGAGGGTTTGCAATCATTTTCATGAATCATGAGGAACATGCTGAAAGATGGCAAAAACTTACCCTAATTAACTTCACCCTCGACCACTTGGTCCTATatcaataatttaaaatggatcCCCCTTTCCATATTTTGTTGGTAGCGTGGTTCTAGGCACAAAACGAGTAACATGTGCTTGCTTTTCTGCCTTTCCAACCTACCACCTGCTTTCCCATTATTTTCACATCTTCTTGGGATAAATGTGACTACATTTTTTCCTGCAATATTGAGTGTTTTAATGCAAGTGTAGATTTGATGATTTACTACTTTGTGTCACGGTTTTTGGGAGCTTCTCTTAAAAGatacaaataagaaaagaaaaggggggggggggggaagaAATTAGAGGAAAATATGAAGAATTGTGGGGTCTATCTATTTATAcctttgcaaattgcaatgaaGTTGAAAGCAATTTATGCGAACCAAAATCAGAATGGACCACCATTCTACAAGATAAATATGTTGATCTTTATCACAAAGGAAAAAGACACCTACACTTCTCACCACTATATGTATTTGCGGTGAGTATTATCATAACATTAGTCGCcgttaaatatatatatatttatttattttatatttttgtaacatatatattaaatcatactgattcaacaataatttaatataatgATAATACTCACcaccaaaatgaaaagagaTCATATAGGAAAAGCACATGATTGCCCACATAAAAGTTGTGATGTGTGTGTGAAGATTTACCACTGCTTCTCGTGATCTTGAGTGCGTCTTTTTCGCTTTTAATTTCTACTTATCCAAAGTAATAAAGTAAAGTAAAACCCTTTTGATTTCTTATTGTGGCCAATGTTATATCCACTTTTCATCTTTTAGTCATGAAAATGAAACATATACTTAATGACCTAAAAAATGCTTTGAAAATTATTTCTGAGACTCGTTAATCACGTGCATATATGAAAGTGCAAAAGCGTAAATAAGAAGATGGCTTtcaattggaaaagaaaagttcCTACTCTCGACAGCAATACGTCTGGCACTTGGGTGTCTAATTGTCAATGATGTACACAAGTCTATGtcatatttaaataatattcatATCAATTATCATCACTCATAAAGAATTACTATATTATAGGTCGAGCTACAATATGTCACTGTTTTGGCAAAcagataaaataaaagcaacaaatggaaaacaaatttGGCGAACAAACTTGCACAATACATATATAACAAATTTCATCTTGACTCTGGTTTCTTCATCTTAACTTGTACTAAAATCTTCATAAAAGAGATTTCATGGGTAGTAACACGCTCCATGATTGACTTGGCTTCTTCCCCGACCATCGGACCTCCAAAAATAGGACCAGGCCGAGCGCTACAGTCTTCTCTAATAGGAGCATTTGTAGCGACAAATATGTAACCGACACATACAACAATTTTTCAATCAAACACCTACTCTGGAGTTCAAGTGCTTTCAAATACTACATCACCCATGTAAACTCACTAACTAACATACGACAGCCCTTTTGTTTCTGAGCAGTGCATAGCCTTCTCTCCACCTCCAGAATTTGCCAAACAAGACCTCCATGTCTTCAAGGGTTCTACCCTGTGTTTCCGGGAGCATTGTATAAAAGAACACCCAACCAACCGTAGCAATTGCTCCATAAAGAAAGAAGGTCCCGCCCATCGTGATCGCCTTATACAGCGTGATAAAAGTCATTGTGAGGACTCCACTCATAATCCTATTCACGGCTGTTCCCATGCTGCAACCTTGAGCACGTAGCTTCAACGGGAAGATCTCAGAGCTGTAGACCCACGCAATGGGCCCCATCCCGATCGAGAAGAACCCGACATAGGCTAATACCATGGTCAAGCACACAACAGTCGCCCACATCATCTTCTCGTTTTCATGATCGACGATTGTGAGGCTCGTACCGAGGCAGAGAAGCGAGGCTATCATCCCAGCCACGCTCGTTAGAAGCAACGGTCGTCGTCCGACCCGATCGAGGAAACCTATGGCAATCAGGGTGAAAACGGTCTTGGAAAATCCAACGGCCACTGTTGCGAGCAGCAACGTGCTGGAGTCAGTGATCCCAGCCTTTTCAAAGATCCTTGGGCTGTACAAAACGAGGGCGTCGATGCCTGACAGCTGTTGAAAGAAGTGGAAACCAATGGCTGCCATTAAAATGTGACGAACAGGGGGCGTTGGATGGAGGAGCAATTCCTTCCACACCTCCTCGCCGTGGCTGTGCTTGGGGACCTGAACAACGTCTTCGGTGCAATGCTCGGGGATGCCCGCGGCTTCTTTGATGTCGGCTAGCCGAAGCTGAGCTTCTTCCAAGGAGTCTGAGGTTTTGTCGAGGACGTGCTTGGCATCGCCGAGCCGACCCTGCATGACAAGCCATCGGGGCGACTCGGGCATTGTTAAGACACCAACGGCGAGAATAACGGAGGGAAATACGCCGACTCCGAGCATGAGCCGCCAGCCCAAATCAATCGGGAGCCCAGAGAAGGCATAGTTGGCAACGTACCCCAATAATATGCCAATATTGACAAAGacctgtataaatacatattcaaacaaatcaccTTGTCAGGAAAAATCagtttatatatgcatttcaCAACTTCTTTGTTTAACTAACAATTAATCTGATGCATAAAACATATTCTTAGTACACATTGTTATGTAATTACTGCAAGAAAAATACTCGCGACCTTTTCCTTAACATTGGGAAAGAGTTATTTGAACTTGTCACTAGACAATGAGCTAGTTGGTAACTCACCTCACCACATTTGAATgctaatatattttttctaacaccaaacataaaatactttcAAGAGTTATGAGAAAAAAGGTTATTTGGGTGGATTATTTATATTCCTTTTGGTAAGGTTTCTGCAAAACAAGAGTGGTAGGTATGAATTGGGTACCAATTTACAGTACAACAACTCTAAGTACCAAATAGTACAATGTCCAAAGTTCACAACCCAAATCAAAACCTTCATCTCATCTCcacataattttaaaattctaatgaaacAGAGAtgcatgaaataaataaagcaaagcaaagcaaaggaAGAGCAAGTTCTTACCTTGAAAAGTAAGCAAAATGGTAAGGATAAAGAAGATGAATTCTACAAATTCTTAGCAGTGGCTGAAACTCTGCAGAGAAAAGGATAAAACTGTGTCTTTTGGTTTGATAAAAAGTACTCTTTactcttttatttaatgaattctTTTCAGTAATGGGCCACCTTCGGCCATTTTTATTCCATTTTTATTGACCCAAAGTTTGAAGAGTAGAAACGTGGCGTGGGCGGCTTTTCTATTGACTtatttttaaatcaattttaaaaatcgttTCCGACCACAGCCACAGCCACGTCCTCATCCCCATTCAATTGGATGATTGGGTTGAAGTCCAGGTGTCTTTAAgccaaatgaccaaaatagTAATTTATGCAAATGTCTAAAATTGTAATTTGAGCAGATGTccaaaatggtaatttaaGCGCATGTCCAAATTGTAAATTAAGCAAGGAGAAGACCCACCAACCTCCGGGAAAGACGTGAGAGCGCCGCGAGACGACGCCGGAGAGACCTCGGCGTTGTAGACCGGAGCGATCATGAGGGCGTAGCCGACGCCGATTCCAGCGACGAACCGACCGACCATAAGGAAGGCGAAGTTGGTAGCGAAGCCCATGAGGAGAGCTCCGGTGAAGAATATGGCTCCGGCAAAGACGATAGTGTACCGGCGGCCAATCCAGTCGGAAGTTCTGCCGGCGGCGGCGGAGCCGATGAGCGAGTAGAGGTTCAGAATCCCGATGAGGATCTCAACTTCCACGTCCGTGATTTTCAGGTCCTCCTGTATGTAGATTGAAGCTCCACTCATCACACCAATATCTGCAGAAGTCAgtagaaattaaaattattacgcgatgaaataaaaacaaacaaaaacaaaattgaaacttgagGAAGCGATGGATGATTTACCGTAGCCCAGCAAGATTGAAGTCATGGAAGCCAAAATGGCGCAACCGATGGCGTACAGGTTTCTTTTGGGCTTCTTCTTGAGCAGGGGCTGGCCGGAAACGGCGTTGGCTTCAGCTCTATGGTCAGTCATCTTGAGCTCTGTGGTATTTGGTTGTGATCTAGAGAGAAGGAAATTTGGCCACGTTTGGGTTTTGGGCTGCAGAGAGGTTGGGGTTAAATAAACacgaaaggaaaaaaaaaaccaaaagctcacGTCGCTTTCATATCAGAAATACAAGTGggtgtgattttttttttttatgcttggtaaatttttttttgagacaTATTTTTGGTGAGCCATCTGGGCgtgggaaagaaagaaagtaatCACTTTATAAGAAGCGTCTCTTATTAGCGTAATTCCCTTGATCCACCACCAACTTGCTTCTCAATTACGACAAATATCTCTTGTAGCTTATCTTGACACGCAAAGGCCGGGCCCAATTGAGGCTCAGATCAACTACAATGGCCAAGTGAAATCTTAATGTTTCTATTGATGGAGATTTCAATCCAAAAAGGTTTCAAACTCCGAcggtgtttttttgtttcagcACAAGCGATTGAGGGTGGATCCATGAACTTTTTAACAGGGGTGCAATTTTGAAAGATTAAaagttttataataataaaaaaattgacaatcaCATATTTGAAAGGCCAATATTATTACAAGAAAAACGAAATTGAGGCGATGGTTgccgaagaagagaaaaaaaaaccgtaGCTTGTCTGATGAACTTACTTTGAAAGCTTGATCgatacaatattttcttttttagcaCAAAACTTGATCGataaatctattttttaaaaatattggagttttttcaaaataaaaaacaaagaagaaaacaaaaaaaacaaaacaaaaaaaagacttggtggtggagatgtaaataaaatttatgaaatttatgatctttttataaggacttggattggattggtgGGCGGGCACATAATCAAAAAgggaatttattttaaaaaaacaaaatctccTTAAGAAGGcttcattaaaataaaaataaaaaatctcttTAAGGAGATTCCTACTTTTCCATCTACAGCAcattggagttttttttctttcttttttcccttgtcAAAAACGACATCATTTTGACcagatatttatatatatatatataataagtgCGTAACAAAGGGTACAAGGAAAGCAGGCTTTTTGTTGAACAGGTACAGTGCACAACTAGACTGAGCGAAAGGGCAACTTTCTGTCACTTGCAACCTTTTCTCTGACGAGAGGAGatgcacctccttgcgcctctGTAGGTTAGCCAGTGATGGGGGGAGGAGGGgtttacaaaaatatttattgggtGTCTGAGGATTTCGAACCTCTGCGCACATGAGTGGAGATGAAAGAGCCCTAAAGACCAAGTTTTTGTAAATATAAGAAATGTGGATGACCACTTATTAGTGTAATTAGTAACTTCTAACAATCTGGGGGTTAAAGTTCAATTGTTATAAGCATATAACTAGGTGATTATCCAAGATGAAAGATACAAGTTTTTAAAGCCATTTCAATTGTATTTCTCTACTTCTCACTTATATAACACGCAGGACCGCCCTTGGGGGTGGGCAAGAAGGGCTATGGCCATAGGCCTCCAATTAAGGGGGccccaaattttttatatatatcaacttttaaaaaaataaataagccaGTGTTTTGTATTGACCCCTCcattcaaaaatatattttagaacCAAGTGAAATCTTTAGGGTTTTAAATGTATCTTTTCTCCAATGCTCTATATTAGGTTGCACCTTAATGGGTTTTTATAGACATTCCAATCcgaaaaaaactcaaaatcttaTTGTAAATATATGGAATGTGGATGGGCATCATAACATCTATAACCTCCACCATTTTAATGATTCGTAATTTATGCCCTTATTAGTGTAATTTGTAGCTTGTAACCTACAATTTGTATATTAGACTCCTACCATCTTAAGTCTATAAATAAGTACTTACTAAATACGGAAGATACAAGTTTTTAGAGGAAAttctattgtttttctttacgtctcacttctctctactATTTGCCCTTAAGTTacataataaaaataagatttccTTTCATATCACACGTTGGATCAAATAAAGTACGTTCAGTCTCATC
Proteins encoded in this window:
- the LOC18767792 gene encoding polyol transporter 5, with product MTDHRAEANAVSGQPLLKKKPKRNLYAIGCAILASMTSILLGYDIGVMSGASIYIQEDLKITDVEVEILIGILNLYSLIGSAAAGRTSDWIGRRYTIVFAGAIFFTGALLMGFATNFAFLMVGRFVAGIGVGYALMIAPVYNAEVSPASSRGALTSFPEVFVNIGILLGYVANYAFSGLPIDLGWRLMLGVGVFPSVILAVGVLTMPESPRWLVMQGRLGDAKHVLDKTSDSLEEAQLRLADIKEAAGIPEHCTEDVVQVPKHSHGEEVWKELLLHPTPPVRHILMAAIGFHFFQQLSGIDALVLYSPRIFEKAGITDSSTLLLATVAVGFSKTVFTLIAIGFLDRVGRRPLLLTSVAGMIASLLCLGTSLTIVDHENEKMMWATVVCLTMVLAYVGFFSIGMGPIAWVYSSEIFPLKLRAQGCSMGTAVNRIMSGVLTMTFITLYKAITMGGTFFLYGAIATVGWVFFYTMLPETQGRTLEDMEVLFGKFWRWREGYALLRNKRAVVC